The following coding sequences lie in one Rutidosis leptorrhynchoides isolate AG116_Rl617_1_P2 chromosome 4, CSIRO_AGI_Rlap_v1, whole genome shotgun sequence genomic window:
- the LOC139839480 gene encoding uncharacterized protein, protein MAYGTTPDLFDKYIKIGEKMTALCLDNFCRCVFHLFALVYLRKPTADDIARLYNFHAKNMVYRNCHIAWQGQYTRGANSDINVLNYSPLFNTIKEGTAPPSPFNVNDHHYERGYYLCDGIYPDWAMLVKAPHNPIDEPRKKFKRFQESARKDIERDERMIAAPSNRPIRLERNLRDRDVRVKEIRDRQVHNQLESDLTEHVWNFSPYFRAANINIDD, encoded by the exons ATGGCGTATGGAACTACACCAGatctgtttgacaaatacataaaaatTGGCGAGAAAATGACTGCTTTATGTTTAGATAATTTTTGTAGATGCGTATTTCATTTGTTTGCACTAGTGTATTTGAGAAAACCAACCGCCGATGATATTGCCCGGCTTTATAATTTTCACGCAAAAAACATGGTCTACCGG AATTGTCATATTGCTTGGCAAGGACAATATACTCGAG GTGCAAACAGCGACATTAACGTTTTAAATTATTCACCGTTGTTTAACACTATAAAAGAGGGCACTGCTCCACCTTCACCATTTAATGTAAACGACCATCACTACGAGAGAGGGTATTACCTATGTGATGGTATATACCCAGATTGGGCTATGTTGGTCAAAGCGCCCCACAATCCAATTGACGAACCACGTAAAAAGTTTAAACGGTTTCAAGAAAgtgcaagaaaagatattgaac GAGATGAAAGAATGATTGCTGCACCAAGTAACCGACCTATTCGGTTAGAAAGGAATTTGAGGGATCGAGATGTCAGGGTTAAAGAAATCAGAGATAGGCAAGTTCACAATCAGCTGGAGTCAGATTTAACCGAGCACGTTTGGAATTTTTCACCTTATTTTCGTGctgctaatattaatattgatgattaa